In Candidatus Thermoplasmatota archaeon, one genomic interval encodes:
- a CDS encoding 50S ribosomal protein L19e yields MKLTAQRRLASELLKCGLHRVWIDQDRANEVEEAITRKDIRNLIKGGAIKKLPSRGISKARKKIKFLKKKRGKRKGIGSRKSSSYARLSKKKQWAQRIRAQRKLLKNLRNEGKIASQIYRKFYLLAKGGMFKSKLHLEAQLKPYIKELK; encoded by the coding sequence ATGAAGTTAACCGCTCAGCGTAGATTGGCATCTGAATTGCTAAAATGCGGACTGCATAGAGTATGGATAGACCAAGATAGAGCTAACGAAGTAGAAGAAGCTATCACAAGAAAAGACATAAGAAATTTAATTAAAGGTGGTGCAATTAAAAAGCTACCCTCAAGAGGCATCTCTAAAGCTCGTAAAAAAATCAAATTTTTGAAAAAGAAGCGAGGTAAAAGAAAAGGTATAGGCTCTAGGAAAAGCTCTAGCTATGCAAGGCTAAGTAAAAAGAAGCAATGGGCTCAGAGAATAAGGGCGCAAAGAAAACTATTAAAAAATTTGCGCAACGAAGGTAAAATAGCAAGCCAAATATATAGAAAATTTTATTTACTAGCAAAAGGCGGAATGTTCAAGAGCAAACTTCATTTGGAAGCTCAGCTTAAAC
- a CDS encoding 50S ribosomal protein L32e, translated as MAEEEKKEVKIVEKELPKITPKLTKELKQKLELRKIIKSKKPNFKRQEWFRYKRLGEKWRSPKGIHSKLKRHFKYRIDVPSIGYGSPKLVRGLHNLGFKEVVVHNIKELESINPKLEAARIAHNVGTRKRLALEKRADELAIRVLNRSEK; from the coding sequence ATGGCTGAGGAAGAGAAAAAGGAAGTAAAGATAGTAGAGAAAGAGCTCCCTAAAATAACGCCTAAACTAACGAAAGAATTAAAACAAAAGCTAGAGCTTCGTAAAATAATAAAGAGCAAGAAGCCAAATTTCAAGCGTCAGGAATGGTTCAGATACAAAAGGCTCGGCGAAAAGTGGCGCTCGCCAAAAGGAATACATTCAAAATTAAAAAGGCATTTCAAGTACAGAATAGACGTTCCTAGTATTGGGTATGGCTCGCCTAAATTAGTAAGAGGCTTACATAATCTTGGATTTAAAGAAGTGGTTGTGCACAACATCAAAGAGCTTGAGAGCATAAATCCTAAATTAGAAGCTGCGAGAATAGCGCATAATGTAGGCACTAGAAAAAGACTTGCTCTAGAAAAAAGAGCTGATGAATTAGCTATAAGAGTGCTCAACAGGAGCGAGAAATGA
- a CDS encoding 50S ribosomal protein L6 produces the protein MSTEGKEILVEELKIPEKVTVELKGDSILVKGPNGTLTKNLKIHKLKLEKTAQSLVLSCEKCRKKERALLYTILAHLKNMLHSVTKGWQYELKIVYSHFPIKATVKGDKFVIENFLGEHSPRVAAIIEGTKVEIKGDKVILTGIDLEKVSQTAANIELATKIKARDPRVFQDGIYIVKKG, from the coding sequence ATGTCTACTGAGGGCAAGGAGATTTTAGTTGAAGAGCTGAAAATACCTGAAAAAGTAACTGTAGAGCTTAAAGGAGATAGTATCTTAGTTAAAGGCCCTAACGGTACTCTAACCAAGAATCTCAAAATTCATAAATTGAAATTAGAAAAAACTGCGCAATCATTAGTTCTTTCATGTGAAAAGTGTAGAAAGAAAGAGAGAGCTCTGTTATATACAATACTAGCGCATTTGAAAAATATGTTGCACAGTGTGACTAAGGGCTGGCAATACGAGCTCAAAATAGTTTACTCACATTTCCCAATAAAAGCTACAGTTAAGGGTGATAAATTCGTTATAGAGAACTTCCTTGGCGAGCATTCGCCAAGAGTTGCTGCAATAATAGAAGGCACCAAAGTAGAAATTAAAGGCGATAAAGTAATACTTACTGGGATAGACTTGGAAAAGGTATCTCAAACTGCTGCCAACATAGAGCTTGCAACTAAAATAAAAGCTCGCGATCCCAGAGTATTTCAAGATGGTATTTACATAGTGAAGAAAGGTTAA
- a CDS encoding 30S ribosomal protein S8 has protein sequence MSQDLLNDALTSMRNAIYASKRSCELKASKLIGNVLKVMQENNYIEHFEYIDDRKGGKFKVTLSTSMNTCGIIKPRFAVKKTELEKFEARYLPGQDFGIIIVTTPQGVMDHSKAKKLGIGGKLLAYVY, from the coding sequence ATGTCGCAAGATTTGCTTAACGATGCACTTACCAGTATGAGGAATGCAATATACGCTAGTAAAAGATCTTGTGAGTTAAAGGCAAGCAAGCTTATAGGTAATGTATTGAAAGTAATGCAAGAAAATAACTACATAGAGCACTTCGAATATATAGATGATAGAAAAGGAGGCAAGTTTAAAGTAACGCTTTCAACATCAATGAATACTTGCGGGATAATCAAGCCAAGATTCGCAGTTAAAAAAACAGAGCTTGAAAAATTTGAAGCCCGCTACTTGCCTGGGCAGGATTTCGGAATAATTATAGTTACTACGCCCCAGGGTGTTATGGATCATTCTAAAGCCAAAAAGCTTGGTATAGGAGGTAAATTATTAGCTTATGTCTACTGA
- a CDS encoding 30S ribosomal protein S14: MKPQKKYGRTDGCVRCGRKRGIVRRYKMHLCRQCFRELAPMLGFKKYS, from the coding sequence ATGAAGCCACAGAAAAAATACGGTAGGACTGACGGTTGCGTACGATGCGGCAGAAAAAGAGGTATTGTAAGAAGGTATAAGATGCACTTGTGCAGGCAGTGCTTTAGAGAATTAGCACCAATGCTAGGATTTAAAAAATATTCTTAG
- a CDS encoding 50S ribosomal protein L5 produces the protein MNENTMRMPRIAKVVVNIGVGEGGEKLIKAEKVLRLLTDRKPIRTLAKVTNKEWNLKPGMPIGCKVTLRGNGAIKFLKNALWVRDNKIPRDSFDNYGNFSFGIPDYTDFPEMKYDPGIGIFGMDVNVRLARAGERVATRKRARAKIPKKHRVTAAEAMEYIKSNFGVEIIE, from the coding sequence TTGAATGAAAATACTATGCGCATGCCAAGAATAGCTAAAGTTGTCGTCAATATAGGTGTAGGCGAAGGCGGCGAAAAGCTGATAAAGGCTGAGAAAGTACTGCGATTGCTCACAGATAGAAAGCCTATAAGAACGCTTGCTAAAGTTACTAATAAAGAATGGAATTTAAAGCCGGGCATGCCTATAGGCTGTAAAGTAACTTTAAGAGGTAATGGCGCTATAAAATTCTTAAAAAATGCACTCTGGGTTAGAGATAATAAAATACCACGTGATTCATTTGATAATTATGGAAATTTCTCATTTGGAATACCAGACTATACTGATTTCCCAGAAATGAAATACGATCCTGGCATAGGGATATTTGGTATGGATGTTAATGTTAGATTAGCAAGAGCTGGAGAAAGAGTAGCGACAAGAAAAAGGGCTCGTGCTAAAATACCTAAGAAGCACAGAGTAACTGCAGCTGAGGCTATGGAATATATCAAATCTAACTTTGGAGTTGAAATAATAGAATGA
- a CDS encoding 30S ribosomal protein S4e has translation MSKHLKRLAAPKTWKISRKGKVWVVKPRCGPHPIQRSYPLLLIIRDFLHYGDTAKDCKRIVARGEILVDCKKAKDHKRAVGLMDVLSIPKLQEQYRVVVDSKGKLALVRIAHEESNWKLVRIENKTTIKGGKTQLNLHDGRNIILDKNAYKTGDTLKIELPSQKILDCYKLENENLALIIGGKHSGKIAKIVSYETTKSPQPNIVHLENFSTTKDYVFVIGRDKPEINLPEVSAIE, from the coding sequence ATGAGCAAACATCTTAAGAGGCTAGCTGCCCCTAAAACATGGAAAATATCAAGAAAAGGTAAAGTATGGGTGGTAAAGCCGCGCTGCGGCCCACATCCTATTCAAAGAAGCTACCCATTACTATTGATAATTCGCGACTTCCTGCACTACGGCGATACAGCAAAAGACTGTAAAAGAATAGTTGCCAGAGGTGAAATTTTAGTAGATTGTAAAAAAGCGAAAGACCATAAAAGAGCTGTGGGGCTAATGGATGTACTGTCAATTCCTAAACTTCAAGAGCAGTATAGAGTGGTTGTGGACAGCAAAGGAAAATTAGCGCTTGTAAGAATAGCGCATGAAGAGAGCAATTGGAAACTTGTAAGAATAGAGAATAAAACTACTATAAAAGGTGGTAAAACGCAGCTGAACTTGCATGACGGCAGAAATATAATTCTGGACAAGAACGCTTATAAGACAGGTGATACCCTTAAAATAGAGCTACCATCTCAGAAAATTCTGGATTGCTATAAACTTGAAAACGAGAATCTTGCATTAATTATTGGTGGCAAGCATTCCGGTAAAATAGCAAAAATAGTGAGTTACGAAACGACGAAGTCGCCCCAGCCAAATATTGTACATTTAGAAAACTTCTCTACAACGAAAGATTACGTTTTCGTTATAGGCAGAGACAAGCCAGAAATTAATTTACCTGAGGTGAGCGCAATTGAATGA
- the rplX gene encoding 50S ribosomal protein L24, whose translation MAIKSIQPRKVRKYLFTAPLHKKRKMVSAHLAEELMLKYNLRSFPVRKGDTVKVMRGAFKGHIGKVASVDTKAGKVTLEGVTIAKSDKSQVPRPIHPSNLLITKLDLSDPWRSKKLEKRKELVKVERKRKKKEVVRVEEKNEQTS comes from the coding sequence ATGGCTATAAAATCAATTCAACCCAGAAAAGTCAGAAAATATCTGTTCACAGCGCCTTTGCATAAAAAAAGGAAAATGGTATCAGCGCATTTAGCTGAAGAGCTTATGCTAAAATATAATCTACGCTCTTTCCCTGTAAGAAAAGGGGATACTGTAAAAGTAATGAGAGGTGCGTTTAAAGGCCATATCGGCAAAGTAGCAAGTGTAGATACCAAAGCAGGGAAGGTTACTCTCGAAGGAGTCACTATTGCTAAATCAGACAAATCGCAAGTACCTAGACCAATACACCCTTCAAATTTATTAATTACTAAGTTAGACCTCTCAGATCCTTGGCGTAGTAAAAAACTAGAGAAGCGCAAAGAGCTGGTAAAAGTTGAAAGGAAGCGCAAGAAGAAAGAGGTTGTAAGGGTGGAAGAAAAAAATGAGCAAACATCTTAA
- a CDS encoding 50S ribosomal protein L14 yields the protein MKGIAGRITRGLCVGSQLECADNTGAKVVQIITVPKYHGTHRRYACAGVGDMLVVSVKKGATELRKQVLYAVVIRQKRPFRRPDGIMVSFEDNAAVLTTPEGETKGTDIKGPVAREAAERWPRVAALASIIV from the coding sequence ATGAAAGGAATTGCAGGAAGAATAACAAGGGGTTTGTGCGTGGGCTCGCAGCTCGAGTGTGCAGATAATACAGGCGCTAAAGTAGTGCAAATAATTACAGTGCCCAAATATCATGGCACGCATCGAAGATATGCCTGCGCAGGTGTAGGCGATATGCTCGTTGTATCTGTAAAGAAAGGCGCTACAGAGCTAAGGAAGCAAGTGCTCTATGCAGTCGTAATTAGGCAGAAGCGCCCGTTCCGAAGGCCTGACGGTATAATGGTATCGTTCGAAGATAATGCAGCGGTACTCACAACTCCTGAGGGCGAGACTAAAGGTACTGATATTAAAGGGCCTGTAGCTAGAGAGGCTGCAGAACGATGGCCTAGAGTAGCTGCACTTGCAAGTATAATAGTGTGA
- a CDS encoding 30S ribosomal protein S17, whose product MTVKTRNIGIDVKPPESTCNDSKCPFHGSLSVRGQIIECVVVSDKMTNTAVVEREYYKYFPKYERYEKRTARYSVHNPPCINAKVGAKVKIMECRPLAKTVSFVIVEKK is encoded by the coding sequence ATGACTGTAAAAACACGTAATATAGGTATAGATGTAAAACCCCCTGAAAGTACTTGCAACGATTCTAAATGCCCTTTCCACGGTAGTTTATCTGTACGAGGACAAATCATTGAATGCGTTGTTGTAAGCGATAAAATGACTAACACAGCAGTGGTTGAAAGAGAATATTATAAATATTTCCCAAAATATGAGCGCTACGAAAAAAGGACCGCTCGCTATTCTGTGCATAACCCGCCATGCATCAACGCTAAGGTAGGGGCTAAAGTAAAAATAATGGAATGCAGACCGCTAGCAAAAACTGTGAGTTTCGTGATAGTTGAGAAAAAATGA
- a CDS encoding ribonuclease P protein subunit: protein MKEEILAIAELIGVSIEIIQAAHESYIGIKGNVVDETKNTFLIEKEPEMKLIRVPKKNIKFKFTEEGKSIEVDGNLLLHHPEDRLKKVK from the coding sequence ATGAAAGAAGAGATCTTAGCAATCGCTGAGCTGATAGGCGTTAGTATAGAAATAATTCAAGCAGCTCACGAGAGTTATATTGGGATAAAAGGAAATGTTGTAGATGAAACTAAAAACACATTTCTGATAGAGAAAGAGCCTGAGATGAAATTAATAAGAGTACCTAAAAAGAATATCAAATTCAAATTTACAGAAGAAGGAAAAAGTATAGAAGTAGATGGTAACTTATTACTCCATCATCCTGAGGACAGACTGAAAAAAGTGAAATGA
- a CDS encoding translation initiation factor translates to MSEICTLCGLPKELCACEQIAKERQEIKIYTVERRYQKKVTIIEGIEDMDLNEIAKKLKTRCASGGTVKNNTIELQGDHKKKVQEALQEMGLSAKIK, encoded by the coding sequence TCTGCACACTATGTGGTCTGCCTAAAGAGCTCTGTGCGTGTGAGCAGATAGCTAAAGAGCGACAGGAAATAAAAATTTACACAGTAGAAAGGAGGTACCAAAAGAAGGTAACTATAATAGAAGGGATTGAAGACATGGACCTAAACGAAATTGCAAAAAAGCTAAAAACAAGATGCGCTTCAGGCGGTACTGTAAAAAACAATACAATTGAGCTTCAAGGCGACCATAAGAAGAAGGTACAAGAAGCGCTGCAGGAAATGGGACTGAGCGCTAAAATAAAATAG